A region of the Lagopus muta isolate bLagMut1 chromosome 2, bLagMut1 primary, whole genome shotgun sequence genome:
GGATAGAAACAAACTTGATCCAAACTTAGACACAAAGTGGTGAACTGTTTTCTAAGCAGGCAGTAGATTCTTACTGAAAAGGAACCTTAAACTACTTTTCACTGCTCTTCTTTTACCAGTGAATTGGACTCTCAAAGACATGTTCCATACAGAACAGGCTTAGGAAAGTTGTTAAATAACAACAAAGCAAcgtgaaacaaaacaaacaaaagaaaccctCTAGCTGATAGGGAAACCTTCTGCAGCCATACCCAGAAGTTAAAATGCTGTAAGCACTAAATGCACATGGTCTGGCCACAACACTCTCCCTCTGAGTGTTAATATGCAGCTAAAGCATCATCAGAGCAGCACTCACAATTCTTTTCCAAGTAGCAAGTACTCCTCCACCCTCTCTGCAAAAAGTGACCTCACAATTCCACTGCCAGTAAAACAGACCCACAAACGAGAACATTTAAACTGACACATTTCACTGCACTGGAGTGGACACAGAAAGTCACAGCAGCAGTTACCACACTTCCACAGAAGAGCAGTAAATTGCAGCCAAGGGACAgtcaaaccaaaaaaaaaaaaaaaccaacacaaacaCTCATTTGactgcttccagcagcagcagattgaGACAGCAAGAGTCCTGGAGTAGAATTTCAGATCCAAGTTAAATTTCTGTCTCTGCCACAAATTCCCTGTGGAAAAACAGGCAAGTCACCTTTTCCATGCTCTGCTTGAATCCCTTCTCCTGCAAAAGGGGTACTGTTCTTGCTTGTCTGTTCAAATTATAAAGCTGCCCTAGCAGGGATTATTTTTAGCACACCAGCACAAAAACCCAGCTGAGCTGGACTCTGATCTCAGCTAGGCCTTCTCTTTGGCTCTGTAATGTAAGAagtaaacaaaaagcaaggCTGAACCCACACCAGAGCCCAGCCACTGGACAGCATTTGATAGCAGATGAAGCACATTTCCCAAAAacagcaagctgctgctctACAGCTAGAACCAGTCAGTGACCCGGGGGATTAAAATGGATCACCAGTGCCTGTAATCATTCACTGGAGACCAGTGAGCAGCAAATGGACAAATTTCAAATTCAATTCAGATTTCCACAGTCACCATGCAGTGACAGAGGTGTTTCTCAGGAGTGCAAGTTGAAATAACTCCTCATTCAGCACGGAGATAGCAGCAAATTACTGAGAGCTACACTCAAGAACAGGAACTCTGCAGTATTCTTTGCATTTTAGAATAAACAAGCTGTTGCATCAAGTCCATGCATAGTCAGTCAGGGCTTTCTGTATTCCAAAGGCACAGGAACTGTTCTCTGCCTGGATTACCACCCTCAGCATCAGTGACACACCTTCTTGAAATCACAGCAAAATAGTTTCTTCTTCTACAAGCACATTTGACCCTtaatcatttcctttctgcagataCAAAACCCTATTTTACTGAATCCTTTGTTCCTTGCTATTTCAACTGATGCAATCTCACACAACAGGACATATTTATCAGCTTATCATATTTGACCAGGTTGGTTCTCATCTGCAGTTTTCCAATACCCAGATGCTACATACTCCCTAAGCACAATTGCCACCTGTTTCATCCAGCCCTAAAATGCTCTTATTTTAATATGACTGACTCACTGCAAACTCACCATACCAGGACTACAGCCTTCTGCATCCAGCTGCCCTGCTACTAGTCCCTTTTGGGTGTGCACTCTCAGTCAGACCCACTGTTCTGTGCTTGTCttattttcagctctgctccaccAAAAAACACTCAGCCAGATACCTGCAGCacccattcattcattctatCCTATTTCACTCTCACCATCCCAACAGTCATCTTCACTTCTCTGTAAGTAGAGATACACTACTCTGTTCAAGGACATGAATCACCCTCTTTCTCTCTAATATTGAGTAGGTGCTGGATTCCTCAGGATCCACACTTCCCTTGGAAGGATGAAAACCATCTGCTCTTTGTCAAATAGAATAGAAAAACTAGACTCCTAACTTACCATGTTTGTAGAATACAGAGCTCCCTTCTACAAACCCTATGCAGCCCAGAAGCTTTATGCTAGTAGAAACATTCTCCCTGATGGAGGACAGTTTCTCTATGCTATCTCCTGTAACCCAAGCCATAGCATTGCACTAAGATGCAATGTACAAGATGTGCTTCTGCACTCAGCTGTTAACAGAATACGTACATGACTAGAGATTATTATCTACTGAGCTGCTTCTAGGAGAATCCCTGGTCCAATCCCTACCCAGGCAGGGCAAGCTGGATCAGTATAGAGGCCTGTTTTAACTCTTAGAGGTAACTGCTGGAACAGACCTGTGCTGCAGGTCAGTGGTATGCTTACCTCCTGGTCACAGTGCTGACAGTCTCCATCAGCAACATTAGAGCTGGAAGTCTAACAAACCTGAGCAAACTTCAGCAAACATTAGTTTTCCCTCTAACTTCAAGCAAAAGCCACATACCATAGTAACCACAACAGTGGTGAAGCTTGTGCCTCTCCTCCAAAGTCCATTCACAACGCTTAGATCAGAGCAACAAGGCTGTGAAAGTAAACTGCTTAGTAGATGTGATGGGGGAGTATATACTGAAAAGCCAATCCCTGTTTCAGGCATCTGTGAAATTCTGCTCTTGCCCTCCCCAGACAGCCTTTCAAACTGAGTCTCAGCAATGTTTTTAAACACCTGATGTCATATTGATGATCAACTGTCTTATCACAGCAACTTGCACACTCTTTTCTTTGCTCCAAGGCTCCATTCAAGGCCATGCTACACGTCAAGTCATATTACGTTAAACTCTTACTGGTCCTTATCAGCAGAATGCTCACATACGCAGTCAATTTCTCATAAGTCTCAACATATGTCTAGCTGTTGGATAGGAAACTAGGGTATGCAACAGTTTTCCAGTACTTCCATCACAACTCTACCTGAAAGCAAACGTGGTGTTATTAGTTACCGGCTGTCCCAGACTGCCACCCACTGGCCTCCAGGAACACAATCTGTGCTGAGTGGTATTTTTCCAAGTAAACGTGCTTCAGGCATTGAAGCAGACTGACGCACTCTACCGGCACAGCTAGAAGAAGGCAGCTTCCTGCAAAGCAACCGTGTCACTGACAAAGACTGCTTTATAGCTGCTTCGCTTGCAGTTATTGTGAATTTGCTGACTACAGCGTTTGTCTAAAACTGTAATTACAAAATCTTCTGAATGTTTAAATCTGATGAAATCCACTTTACTTAAAATACTGCATCAAACTTCCCTAAAACCAAACTCAAtgaaaagtttgaaaaaaaCCACAGACAACCCAAATACTACAGCTGGGTTCAGAAGATCCATTATATAAACAGCATTTTGCTGTCAAGCACCATAAGCAAGGCAATATTACTTTCCCCATAAAACATGCAATAGGTACAAATAGGTGCAAAAGGACATGAAGCAACCACAGTTACTGTGAGTCACAGCCACATTCATCACGACACAGCTAGCATACTAACTGACCCCAGGAAACCTCAGCCTGCTCTTTCCTCTGAATGAAGGAGCCAAAGTAATGGCAGAAGTTGCAGCACACAGTTTTTAAGGAAAGTTTGCCTGCTTGAACACCCCAGGACAAGCAAGCAGAGTTTCCTTGTTACAGACAATGCAACCTACCTAACAACTCTGTAAGATGTGGTTGccaagagcagcacagtggaGTCCAAATAAATAAGCAGTGGGCTATGGAAGAGTAAGCAATTGAACAAGCTTGTCTAGCTGAAACTGCTTCAAACAGTCTGATCAGAGCATAGCTATGCAGTCTGCTTTCAGCACAATTAGaagttcaaacaaaaaaaacatatgcTCAAGTTTCTCTTCTACTCTACAGAAAGCTGTCTCTAGGACACGGGTAGCTGACCCATATCCTCACACACCAAACGACAGCTACACTGCCATGCCACATTGGAGTACCTAGACTATGGTAGTGAAAGCCCAGTTGGCCACATAAAATGTAAAGACTTACAGCTTACACAGAAGACTGACAAGGGCTGTGCTTGCAGCACCATTGAAGTTTCAAACAACCTCTTGATACTAACAGGTGTCATCAAGATCAGTAAAACACAAATGAAGTGCTGCAAAGCAGTTTGAAGGAGTCCAAGCCATCCAGATCTACGTTTAGTTTCCTTGGCGTATAGCATATAGCAACCTACAGTTTAAGAACACTTCTCAAGCAGCAGCATGATCTCAACTCCCCATATTTCACATCAACATCCATTTCAAGATCATTCCTACTGAGCCAAATATACATCTCCAGTGCACAGAATGAAAAGCTCCAGGTGATGAGTAATGCCATAATTCTGTACCTGGAAGCCCCATTATGTCACTTAGATCCCACACAAAGTCTTGCCATAGAGCAACAGCTTGTTTAGTCAGATATCTTTATTTGCTGTATCACCCAAGTGTACAAATACTGAATGTAGTTATACAAATTCAAAATATACTGTAGTAGAAATCCATCCGGGAAATGGAATGTTAAAGGTATTTACTTTATAAAATTTCTACACATAAGTTATTCCCACTTGCAACTTTCAAATATCAAGTCTACAACAACAGACTGCTTTGCGATCCTGGAAAATAGGAATTCTTCtccaaaaacattttccacTAGATGAAGAATCAGTCAACAGCAAAttaattcccccccccccagcattTGACTCATTTTGAGTTATCAGTCAACAGGATGTAGCTACATCCAGAAAACTCATACGCAGTTCTGCTCTCATTTATACCAAGGAAGTCAATACATCACTATCAACATATTTAAGTACTAGTCAAATAACCTCAGtgacaatatttattttaagcttaTGAAATTGAGCCAATAAGTTACCCCAGCCATTGAGtgcaattgatttttttttttttttttaaattccttcacATTTTCAGAATAAGGCTCCTTAGTTCTTGAGCAAGTCAATACAGCTTTGCAGGAGAGAGACGTTATTCTGGAAAGGAAGATAATTAGTTTCAGGTGAGTCAGACTAATTGTGTAAATCAGGTTTTCAACAATGAAGGAGCTTTCAAGATGTCAGGTCCATCCCCAGATTTTGTAGCTTGTGACAGCAATTAAGAGACTGTACTGCAGAAACAAGTATTCAAGCACTGTCAGAAGCAGTCAGTGGTCTGCTCCTCTCTGTAAACCTGCAACTGTGACCTTGTCtgtgggagggaggaaaaggacaGGAgactacaattttttttaatttttttttaagtgggcCAAGCAGAGCCTTTCTTACATCTAAtttaaacacagcactgaagtaGCTACCCATAATGAAGTCCAAGGAATGGAAAATTAGACTCTTTAGACTTCCCAAAAGAGGCTAGAGTTACTTCTTCAGGCTTTCCACTTTGTTCTCTAAATTAGCAGACCCTACAATTAGTATATGCATTCCTACATTAAGATTACAGCACACAAAATGGCCTCTCCATCTTCCATCAagtttgctcagcacagagcctcCCTTCACAAAGCCAAAAAGAGTTGACAGCTGGATCACAAGCTGCAGAACGTGCCCACAGCTCTCAGTAACGCATCCACAGCTGCCCACTATCAGGCATATTCAGGAGGGGTCAAATCCCATAGATGAAGTGGCTTCATAGGAAGTTTAAATGAAAGGGCAGCCTGCTACATGCTAAACTGAAAATTCTTACTCACAGGGCAACAGGCCAGCGTCCTAGGAATGACAGGCTGAAAGCCTTTGTCCCACAAGACAGTCTAAGACTGCCAGCACTTGTTCACTGCATATTCAAATACTTACAAACTTTcaattccttttcctcctcttctctagatCTCAGAGAACCTGACTGTTCTACTTTACAATTACTAGCCTTAAATGGAAACCCAGCAAGTTGTAGGTTGCACATTATTTACTTATCTCAAGCTACCTCTGTTAAATTCTAAAGAACACACCTTtgcatgttttatttccagttctgcCATTTCAATTAGGTTTTTGCGGAAGGCTGttattctcttctgtttgaAGCTTATCAATTCTGTAGGAAGAAAGCATAAGCACAGATGAGAGATGTACAAAGTAATGACTGAAGCTTCAGTAATGCCCTTTGTGTTTCATACTGTGCAACTCTAGTACAGAGTTTGACCACAAAAAGATTTAAGAGCTAAGTCTCACTGTTTCTAGCCAGAATATGCACTGAATCACATAGTAGTGTTATCCTAGTAGACAAGTTGCCTATCTGCTCTGAAACAGAAGGGTTTTGTAGGAAAACAACATGAATAAAATAGTGAGCCACATAAGCTCTGGGAGAGGCTGGAGCATTTGGAAACCAGGAATAGGAAGGAAGTTGTGTGCAACCTGAAGGTATGTTTCTCTTTAATACTGGCCAAAAGCATACAACTAAGAAGCAGCATTTGAGATTTGGTACCAGGCACTCAGCAGCAAGAGGACAGAGAAAAAGCCTGATTCCACAGTTGTTTGGTGTGGAAGCTAAGAACAAGAGCTCAGTCTAGAAAGCAAATGAGGGCTTATATTTAAGGTTGGTCTAGTGCAGACATGGCTCAGCTTCAGACAATCATTCTTCTGAAGATACAGTTGCATGAATTTTTACATACATTTACACAGTCCCTAAGAATTTCAGACTACCTGCTACAGGAGAGTGTTCAGAAGACTACAGCTGTCCAAGGTAACATTGAAACCACAACTGCATTAAAATCTCCCTTGAAGATAAGTACAGCAAAGTCTTTTTCACCTTGTTTTGCAGATTCTGAAATCTTTTCAAACTTCTGGTAACAATCCTGTTGATGTGCCTCAGCCAGATTGACATCCTTGCTCTTTAGCCTGGCTTTGTCTAAAGCTTTGTTTGAATTTTCATAACCAACAAGAGCCCTTGCACGTCTGTACAGAAGATCCTGAAAGCAGACAGGAATAACATGTAAAAAATCTTAAGAGGACTGCAGTCAAATTGAGATACAAACTACTTTAGCAGGAGGTTTCACTTCTGCCAGCACTAGATTATGCTTTTTCTAACAAACTGTTCTAACACTCTTTACTCTTAGCAAAGTAGCAGAAGTTTTTCACCTGTACAGTATCACATGCTCAAGACAGTGATTTATGTCTTAATCAAGGAAGTCTGAGGGCTATTTTAGTTATAATTACTCCCTTTAAAACAGTTTCATCCTTCTGTAAGGTGGGCCTCCCCACCGAGTAGTAATAACACTGCCTGTTGGAAGTCCAGACTCCAGTAGTTGTCACACGTTTAACACATAACTATGTGAAAGGGCTCCAGTACTTAGGATTTACTTAAGGATTTTTAATTTGTCATCAGCATTTTTAATGGGTTATAAACAATGGAAGTATCAGAGTACTGCGAACTGAAACTCGATTGACTCTAACTCACAAGAATCCATTGAGTTGTGGCcaaagaaggccaacagtatcctgaggtacattaaaaaaagaacatggcCAGCAAATAGAAGGAGGttctcctccccctctgctctatCCTAGGTGAGGACACACTGGAGTACTGCCTCCAATtgtgggctccccagttcaagaaagtcAGAGATCTCCTAGGAGTCTAGTGGAGGGTGACAAAGACAattaagggcctggagcatctcccatagaGCTTCTTTACTGTCAGAGTGACAAAGAACTGAAACCAGCTGCCTAGAGATGTTGTCAAGTcttcttctatggagatattcaagacttgtCTGGACACTAACCTGTGCAACATGCTAAAACAGGTCCCAACTTACGTAGGTTGGACTCTATCTctagatgtcccttccaactcctacaattctgtgattctgaggttttttttttacctctacATGCCAAAGAAACTGGCCAGATGTCTTAACTGTTTCAGAAGTGGACTAGACAGTAGTGTCATACATAGTTTCTGTATTCTGCTGTCATTCAAAAGTGCCGGGTTTCTTAAGTCAGACAAGGGTCCACCTTCCTATCTTCTCAAAGCACAGAGATAACTGAGTCACAATTCCACAAAAACAAGCTTCACAAAGAAGACAGTTCTCACCTTAGCAGCATCTATATTGAGCATGTAGTACCTCAACAGTTCAGAGAGCTTTAAGTCTTCATCAGATGAAACTCTACTCTCCACCTTCTGCAGAAGAGATTATAGAATCTGCATGTAACAGGACAGTGTCATCCAGACTTACagatttgtgttatttttacttttcccaAAGCTTCTCTTACCCTGAGTTTCTCGAAGAGTTCAGCAACTTTCAGCAAGTACCTCGGGGAGGAAAATGCATAAGCATTAGATATAGATGCAGACAAGAGATTCAAAAGATGGTCTAGGTAGAAACATGGACAAAAGATTTCATGCAAGAGGTGCTGGATTCCTTTTTAACAGAGTTGAGCAACTAGACACCgtttaaaataattaacaagTAGCATTAACAAtcctgtaaagaatttcccacTGCTACTCTCCAAGAGTGACAGACTATTTTgctggtgttgttttttgttggttttttttccagctgtaaaCTGCATTAGCAAAGCTCAGTACACTGTTATCAAGATAATTTATCTTAGAATGACCAGGCTtccacagtggaaaaaaaaactattttggaACTTCAGAGGTTCTAGTGTAGGCTGTAAATGTATTTAATACATCAGAATACAGGGGTGTAACTCTTCCTATATTCTCTGAGTTTGTGATAAGAATAAAATTCAGGGCTTCTATACTGAAGAAGATTTGAGCAGTACAGTTCAGCTCTGCCACACAAGTGGCATGAGATCAGTTAGGTAAGTAACCAACGCAGCTGATATTCTTTCCTCTGATGCACCAAGTGAAAGAAAGTTTCAATGCCATTTGTGTACAATTCAAGAAACTCAAACTAGCTATGACTCAACCCcctgaatttctgaaaactCAGAATGTTCTGAGCAATTAGCATTGCTTACTTTTTGATAACTGTAGGTTCTTCTAATGCCAGGTTGTTCAAGCAAGCTGAAGTATAAATATAGTCATCTGCAATATCTGCAAGAACAAGAGAAGGTTTTCAGGCTACAGAAATCACTAAATCCAGTGAGACTGCAGGTCTTTAGAAAGGTCTTTGAAAAGATTCACTTTTACGAGATCTTGTCATCTTATCTGCTTTTGCACATGCATCCTTGATTCTGTTGTGGTAGTTTACAAGAAAAGTCTTCTCTTGCTCAAAAAAGTCATCTACTTCCTGAAAGAGAGTATAACATGTTAAATTACTTTACCACAGAGCACAGGCATTTTTCTATTTAAGGAAGGGTCTAAACAAACACCATTAGCTACCTGAGTTTTATGCCTGTCAATCTCTACTGAAAAGTAGAGTTCAAGAAAAGACCCTGagaatttctaaatatttgatatttttttttgttacacaTTGAAGCAAAGATGGATTTGACACACAACtactcagtgctgcaggctgaagTAACCAGAGAGCCCTCAAAGCTAACAGCTGTTACAATTTAATTTCCCAGACCTTTAACAGCACAGTAGTTGAATATTAAGCAGTTTACAAGCTTATTTAAAATCCATACAAAACATACCTATTGTAACACCAGCTTCATGACATGGTGTTTAGGACAGCAAGTCTATTAGATAGAGCTACCATGGCAACAAGATAGAAAAGCTGAAGTTGAACCACTTACAGGAGcctgatattttattttcaccagTAGGAGCAGAAACCATAACTTGTTTTATTCAGACCTCTGAAGTAGACAAAAGCATGTTTGCTGAAGGGAAGATTCCCTCTTTCCCAGCAGGATCAGGTGTTAGGGCAACTCTTGCACATCAGATTCTTGAAATACACTCAAGTTTTCAGCAGTCTATACCCTCAgtgtcttcttttatttatttatttaaaatcaaaaggcCACTCTGCACATCTTGGGACAGCAGTAAGGTTTGCAGTAGTAAATCTAAGCCTCACATACACTAAGCCTAAAGCACATAAGTAATGCCCCTTAAGAAATAAGAAGCCATCAAGAATAAAGCAAATAGGAGGCAAACCAACTACCTTACCTTGACTCCAGACAAGAGGATTTCATCTGCACTCTTTACCACACTTTTTAGAAGGAAACCAAGCATCTCTTTCGTGTTTTTCCTCCGAACACTCAGCTAGAAGAGAGGCCAAGACAGCTTCAAATTAATCCAGGATAGATGCGGGGAAAAGATGACTACTTTAATGTTAACAGAATATTAACATCACTTATGTCTAACGTATGACAGAGCAGCCTGATCTACAAGCTCTCCTTAACACCCCTGTAAGTTCTATAAGAGTACAAATAGCTTTACTAGCAGTTCAACTACTCCACAACAGATTTTTCTCATTCCCAGGAACAGCTCAGCTTCTCCGTAGGCAACATCAATCAGCATCCACCACTTATGAGGCACAAAACAGACGCAGTACCAACTTCAGCACACCgatattcttcattttaaaggatCATGAAAGAGACAGCAGAAACACATCTGCACAATATTTGCTCCTAAGATCCAAGGACACATCAAGTTGGCTTCCTAACTTGATTACAGTTAAGAAATGCAGCAAAGTGACCTAAAGATAGGCCTTTATCTTTCAATCATTTCACAGAACTACTACTGGGAACATCTTGCTGACGCTGTGGGTAGATTTATATAACATTCTAACCTAACCACACAGAAGAGTGGCAGCACTTCTAACACCCTGCCTCACATGCAAAGTAGGTGTCTTACATCCTGGTCATACtccaagaaaacacaaaaattgtGATCTTTGCTGAGCACAGGGTGAGAAGAAATCCGCTGAAGGAAGATTTCATGTGATGACACAGTCTTCTTGAAGACAGCGAGGtattcactgaaagaaaaaaaagcctgagatCCATCTACAACTCCACTGCACAAAGAATTGCTTCAAGTTTTCCCGTAAAAGTATTCAGTGTGCCTCTGAAATAGCCAGCTAGCAATTAAGAAGCTACTTTCAGTCTGTAACCAGGAAATTTTCCAGGTTTGAAAGAAGCTTAACGTACTCCCAAATTCCAGGATTTTACAGAATATCAGGGAGCAGCACCTTCAACATCAGTTACCATTAAATATATTGCTCTCCCAGAAGGTGTCTTTACATTCAGCCCTTAGCAGCATTCTGATAGATACATTCATCCTACTTACGCTTCTAGCTCTTGCTTCATTTTGGCAAACTCTTCTTTGGTCATAGATACTTCTCCTTCCCCTAGTTTCTGCATCTTCTCTCTGGGACCATCAAAGTCAGGCTTGGAAGGGGCTGGAGGTATCTAGCAAAGAAATAATTGGTTTGGGATAAACAGTAACAATCCTAAGCTTTACAAAGTTACTTCTAGCAATCTGCAGGAGACAGTCTTTTTGCAGGGTCGTGTCAAGCCAGCAAGGCTCTGCAACCAGGAAGCTCAGATGCTTCAATCTCTCATCTTCCCTCCAGCTCTGTGCACTTAGAAGccaaacaagagaaaaaaacctctaCTACACACTGCATagccagctgcctgctgtggcaGTTGAATAACCTTAAGACAAGAGAGACGACTTAATGGATCAGTCTATTGATCCACCTTCGGGCCGATACTAGTCCCACTGTGGTGTCCGGGACTGAGGCCTGTGGCTGTTTTGCTGCTCCCAGCCAACCTATAGGGAAAGTTAACGCTAGAGCTATACCACTTGAGTGAGTAAGAAGAAAGCATAAGGAATACCCATGTCATGAAATACTAACAGCAGTAGTAAAAAACAGACTTTGTGTCTTTACTAATTTCCACATTAAATTACCACAGAATTCTGTTTAGAATCACGTTTTCAGGAACTACTTACAATAAGTCCTGCATACTCCTCAGTTTCACTGAGTGTGTCATGCAGCCACACAAAATCTTCATGCTGCCTTGTAACTGAAAACTCAGGACTTTGAAAAGCTGGCAGCGTAGTCTGGAAGAGAAGATAAGGAAGCCTCACTGTTTTGTAAATGAGTGCTTTTAGAAACAGTTCTATTTTCAAAGGAAGCTATTTTGCCTAGTAAGAGCCTCGCCTACTCCTTTTCAGCTGAGCTGGCACTCAAATGAGAGCCTTACTAAGAACATTATTTGAAGAAAAGGCACTGCTGTAGAACAGCATTCATACAGTTTATTTAGTGGCACCTCACAGTAGCTGCCTTCCCCCCAGCCTTCCCAGTCTCAAgctactttatttatttatttatttaaaagtaaatcCAACCTAATGTATCAGTTACCTTGTCTTAAAGGGAGCATTCAAGTCTTAAATGCAAAAGTTTCTGCCTTTATACCCTCAGGCCACCTTTAAGTGGAAAAGCTCCATTTAATTAGATTTTCCTCACTGCCAAACACACTTTTGCAGGTATGCTCATTACAAATACCTAGATTACTTCCATCATACCTACAAAGAGCACTTTCTAGCCCCGTTACCTTACCTTAGTATGTACCGTGAACTTCACTTTGTCCTTTTCACTCAGAGCATCAGGTATATCAATTTGAAGAGAAGGATCAACATTCAGGTCTACAGATACAGACCTCAGCTGCAACGGAATTCACAAGATCACAAAACAAGCTCTGGTCAAGCATCGAGTAAGCTTAGTGAAGCTAAATCGGTCAGTGACATTGTCAACAAGAACCACATTGCAGCAGACTGCTGCACACACAGGGGTCTAACGGCCCCAACACAACCCTCTCTTCCAAGCGCATAAAATAAGAAGAGTGTTACTTAAGAGCCCACAGACCCAACTGTCTAGGAACAACTCAGGGTATTAGTGAAGTATTCCCAGAAAGAAGCATCTTCCCTCCAGTACTTCTTCAGCTTTATTTACTTAAGCACATCAAAGCCAAAGACTGTTAAATCATTTTGAAGGGAGTAACAGCACTAATAGTTCTCCTCAATTTCTATCTCCACAATATATGGAAGAACAGCTTTTAAGAGCCTAGTCATGTGACCTGTTTCCTTATCTTTACATCAGACAGCTGCTTTGGCACAAGAATTAAGTGATTTTTATCCACCATAAAGGGCAACCCATAAACAAAAACTAGGCTCTTCCTCTTCTGGCTCAGATTGGTCACTGTTGCCACTCCGATCTCCCAAGACTACTGCACACAAAGTTAGGTTCCACAGTGGCACTACTACTAACTGTTCTAACAGCTGTGAAGGTTTCTTTGCCCCCAGGGAAAAATGGAGCAGATGCCTAAAACCTCCTTAGACTCCTACAAGTCTAAGATCCAAGTG
Encoded here:
- the SNX5 gene encoding sorting nexin-5, with amino-acid sequence MALLRDGVQSKLRSVSVDLNVDPSLQIDIPDALSEKDKVKFTVHTKTTLPAFQSPEFSVTRQHEDFVWLHDTLSETEEYAGLIIPPAPSKPDFDGPREKMQKLGEGEVSMTKEEFAKMKQELEAEYLAVFKKTVSSHEIFLQRISSHPVLSKDHNFCVFLEYDQDLSVRRKNTKEMLGFLLKSVVKSADEILLSGVKEVDDFFEQEKTFLVNYHNRIKDACAKADKMTRSRKNIADDYIYTSACLNNLALEEPTVIKKYLLKVAELFEKLRKVESRVSSDEDLKLSELLRYYMLNIDAAKDLLYRRARALVGYENSNKALDKARLKSKDVNLAEAHQQDCYQKFEKISESAKQELISFKQKRITAFRKNLIEMAELEIKHAKNNVSLLQSCIDLLKN